In the Desulfuromonas sp. DDH964 genome, AAGAACAAGAAATATTTTTATCCACAAGTGTTTATAAGTATGTGGATAAGATTATTTTATTTGGTTTTTTTCGCAATTCCCCGGCGTTAAATTTTCCCTCGGTATGTCCATGAACAAGCTCTGGCAAGAAACAGTCTCTCATCTTGAGAAGACCCTTAATCCGCAGCATTTCTCGACATGGATTAAACCTGTCCGATTTGTATCCCTGAAAAAAGACCTGTTGATCCTCGAGGTTCCCAACCGTTTCTTCTTTGACTGGATAAGGGACCACTATGCCCGCCTGATTCAGGAAACGGTATCCCAGATTGGTGCCGTCTCCTATAAAATAACCTTCCAGATTGCAAGCCTGCCAGAAAAAGGAAATCACCAGTCGAAGGATGAAAAGGTTAACCCCGCCTCACCGGTTGAACCGGTGAGGGAGACCTTACCACGCGAGTGGAACGGTTCCTATAATCTGAACCCGAAATATGTTTTTGATGAATTTGTTTCCGGTTCTTCAAATCAGTTCGCCTATGCAGCCGCCCGGGCAGTGGCCAACAACCCGGCAACTACTTATAATCCACTGTTTATCTATGGAGGGGTTGGGCTGGGAAAAACCCACCTCATAAATGCGGTAGGAAATGCAATTCTGAGCCGCAACCCGGAAATGAAGGTTTGTTACTATACTTCTGAAAAATTTATGAATGAATTAATAAATTCACTCCGTTATGCAAAAATGGATGAATTCAGAAATAAATTCAGATCAATGGATGTCCTTTTAATTGACGATGTTCAATTTATTGCTGGAAAAGAAAGAACACAGGAAGAGTTTTTTCATACTTTCAATTCTTTGTACGAGTCCCATAAACAGATTGTAGTCACTTCCGATAAATTCCCGAAAGAGATTCCCGGCCTTGAAGAACGCTTAAGATCACGTTTCGAATGGGGTTTGATTGCAGATATTCAGTCCCCCGATGTTGAAACAAAGTTGGCAATTCTTAAAATGAAGGCTGAAAGCAATTTTATTGATTTACCCGAAGATGTAGCCCAATTTTTGGCAAACTCGGTGAGCAGCAACGTTCGCGAACTGGAAGGTTTTCTGATCCGTATCGGCGCCTTTGCAAGTCTGACCTCAACCAAGGTGACCCTGGAAATGGCCCGGGAGGTTTTAAAAGACATTCTGGTAGAAAAAAACAGGGAATTAACGGTCGAGGAAATTCAAAAAGCGGTAGCCAGTCATTACGGTCTTAAGATTGCCGACTTGAAATCCCCAAAAAGACTGAAAACCCTGGTCCTCCCTCGCCAGGTGGCCATGTACCTTTCCCGCCAGATGACCTCCATGTCCTATCCCGATATCGGAGAAAAATTTGGTGGCAAGGATCACTCGACGATAATCCATGCGATAAAAAAAATTGAAAAAGCCATGATTGAAGATCTCCAGTTGCGAAGTGCCTTGACAGCCATTAAAAATACCCTAAGCCAATAGATAACCTGTGGACCCAGCCGGGGTTACCTGGGGATAAAATGACCGTTATTTTCAATTATTATCCTCTTCCTTGATAAGCCGGTTTAACAGCCGGACCTTATCCACAGGCACAAACCCAGTCGCAAGGCGTGTAAGAACTGGACATCAACAAATCCACAGGCATATACTACTGCTGCTATTTTTTAAAATCATTTTTATTAGTCTATAGGTCCTGTGTACAGGAGAGCCGATATGCAATTCACTATCAAAAAGGAAGTTTTTCTTAAGGGGTTGGCTCGAATCCAGGGAATCGTTGAAAAGAGAAATACCATCCCGATTCTCGCCAACGTCCTCATTGAGGCTGATGAAGGGGGTATTCTCCTCACAGCGACTGATCTGGAGGTGGGGATTCGTGCGACCTATCCCGCCAGGGTTTCCAAAGTCGGAAAAGTGACGGTGGCGGCGAAAAAATTATTTGAAATTGTAAAAGAATTGCCGGAACGGGAAGTATCTTTTCTCGCAAAAGATAACTGCTGGATAGAAATAAGATGCGGAAAAGCTCTTTTTAATATTGTAGGTCTCTCCCCAGATGAATTTCCGTATTTTCCTTATCCTGAAAAAGAACAATTTATATCTCTGAAAAGTTCCATAATTAAAGAGATGATTGAAAAAACTTCTTTCTCCATTTCAATGGACGAAAGTAAATACAATTTAAATGGCATCTATTTTAAAATTAATAATAACGAAAATGAAAATTTACTTCGTCTGGTAGCAACGGATGGACATAGACTTTCTTTAATAGAAAAAAAAGTTTCAGATCAGGAAATTATTGATTTGAAAAAAGGAGTAATATTCCCTCGAAAGGGAATATTGGAACTACGAAAAATGGCGGAAGAAGGTGAAAGTGATATTCATCTTGGTTTTATGGACAACAATGCAGTAATTAGAAAAGACCAAACCATTATTGTAATGCGTTTGGTTGATGGGGAATTCCCTGATTACAATCGAGTTATTCCAAAAAACAATGATTACACAGCTACAATTTCCTGTGATTTATTTTTTCACGCATTGCGCCGAATGGCTGTCCTTTCAAGTGAAAAATCAAAAGGAGTTAAACTTCTTTTGAAAAACGATATTTTAGAAATTTCTTCATCAAATCCAGAACTTGGTGATGCAAGGGAGGAATTGGAAGTTGTTTATCAAGGACCTGAAATATCGATTGGCTTCAATGCCCGTTATTTGATGGACATCCTCCAGGTTCAGACTCAACAACGGATCGTTCTTTATTTGCGGGATAATCTCTCTCCTGGTTTGCTTCAACCGGAAGAAGACAAATCCTATCAGGCTGTGGTCATGCCAATGCGCCTGTAAATAGGTAGCGACACTGATGCTTAAGAAAAAGCCTTTTAAGAAGGCTTTTTTCATGACGGGCACCTGTTCATGATCCTAAAAAGTCTGCATCTTGTTAATTTTAGAAATATTGATTTAACCAATCTTGCCCCTGATCCTGTTTTTAATATTTTCTGGGGAGAAAACGCCCAGGGTAAAACCAATCTTCTGGAGGCGATTTACCTGCTGGGTACTTTAAAAAGTTTTCGCGGCAGCCAAAATGAGGATTTAATCAGAAAAGGGCACGAAAGAGCGTTGATCCGAGGGGAAACCGTCGCCGCGGGGGTCTCCAATACCCTACTGATCGGCATCGATTCCAAGGGAAAACAAGCCCAGTTAAACGGCAAAAGGGTAACCAACCCGGAGAGCTTTTTTCGTTGCCTGCGACCCATTCTGTTTGCACCCGAAGAGGTGGCCCTGGTTAAAGGCGCTCCGGCCGGCCGCAGAAACCTGATCGACCGGGCAATTTTTCAGACGGACCCTGCTTACCTCTCACTGGCTCAGGAATTCGATCGAATTCTGCGCCAGCGTAACCGTTTGTTAAAAGAACAGCGCGGCGAAACTGAAATAGAACCCTGGACAGCCGGCCTGGTTCGTAGCGGTGCTTTAATCAGACGACAGCGTTTTTTGTTTGTCCAGCGCCTGCTCCCTCATTTCCAGGAAATTTATGACCAGATTTGCGGGCAGCGGGAAGTGGCTGAACTGGTTTACCGCGAAGGGGATTCCAACCTTGAAAAGCTGGAGCATGAACTGACCCTCTCATTCGACCAGCAGGCTGAATTGGAGCGTCGTATTGGCAATACCCTGGCAGGCCCCCATCGGGATGACCCCCACTTTATTGTCGATGGTTTACCGGTTCGCCAGTTTGCCTCCCAGGGGCAGCAGCGCTCCTGTCTGCTCGCCTTCAAAACAGCTCAGATCCTGGACCTTGAGGGCCTTACCGGGGAATCGCCGATCCTGCTGCTGGATGACCTGACCGGAGAACTTGATCATAAACGCCAGGAATTTTTTTTCCGATTTTTGCTGGCCCGCAAAGGCCAGGTTTTTATAACCACCACCGATCTCCAACCGTTACTGAAAGAAGGATTTAACCAGGCCCGCACCTTCCAAATTCACGCCGGATCCCTGGAACCCGCATAACCAGATCGAGGATGAAATGACCGAAATTAAACAGAAAGAATATGGAGCGGACAGCATCAAGGTCCTTGAGGGACTATCCGCGGTACGCAAGCGTCCGGCCATGTATATTGGATCGACAGGCCCGCTTGGCTTGCACCACCTGGTCTACGAGGTGGTCGACAACTCCATCGACGAAGCCCTGGCCGGACATTGTGATGAAGTTTCGGTGGTGATTCACTTGGATGGCTCGGTGACCGTTGAGGACAATGGGCGGGGAATTCCGGTCGAGATGCATCCGACCCAGAAGAAGCCCGCCGCCGAGGTCGTTTTGACGGTTCTCCACGCCGGTGGCAAGTTCGATAGCGACAGTTACAAGGTTTCCGGTGGTTTGCACGGGGTCGGTGTCTCGGTTGTCAACGCCCTCTCTGCTCGCCTCGATCTGGAAATCCGCCGCAACAACCTGGTGTACCGCCAAAGTTACGAACGGGGCGTTCCGACCGGACCGCTGCTGGAGGACGGTGAAACCATCAAGCGAGGGACCAAGATCACCTTCTGGCCCGATCCCCAGATTTTTGAAACAACGGAATTTTCCTTTGAAACCCTCTCCCAGCGCCTGCGTGAACTCGCCTTTCTGAACGGTGGGGTGCTGATTCACATCCTCGACGAGCGCAGCGAAAAGCGCCACGATTTCCATTATGAAGGGGGGATCTCCTCCTTTGTCGAGTATCTCAACCGCGCCAAAACCCCGCTCCATGCCAAGCCGATTTTCTGCAAAGGGGAACGGGAAGGGATGGAGATTGAGATTGCCATCCAGTACAACGACGGCTACGACGAAAAAATCTTCTCTTTTGCCAACAACATCAACACCCACGAAGGTGGCACCCACCTGATCGGTTTCAAGGCGGCCCTGACCCGGACCATGAACACCTACGCCACCGCCAACAATCTCTTCAAAAACGTGAAGGCGACCATTTCCGGCGATGACCTGCGCGAGGGGATGGCCGCCGTCATCTCGGTAAAAATCCAGGACCCCCAGTTCGAGGGCCAGACCAAGACCAAGCTCGGCAACTCCGAGGTCAAGGGGCAGGTCGAGTCGCTGTTGAACGAAAAACTTGCCACCTACCTCGAAGAGAACCCCCAGGTTGCCCGAAAAATTCTTGAAAAAGGGATTGAGGCGGCGCGGGCCCGGGAGGCGGCGCGCAAGGCGCGGGACCTGACCCGCCGCAAGGGTGCCCTCGATGGCCTCTCCCTGCCGGGAAAGCTCGCCGATTGCCAGGAAAAAGATCCGTCCCTGTGCGAAATTTACCTGGTCGAGGGTGATAGCGCCGGCGGCAGCGCCAAGCAGGGACGGGACCGCCGCTACCAGGCGATCCTGCCCCTGAAGGGGAAGATCCTTAATGTCGAAAAAGCACGGTTCGACAAGATGCTGACCTCCAACGAGATCCGGACCCTGATCACGGCAATGGGAACCAGTATCGGCAAGGATGATTTTGATCTGTCCAAGCTGCGCTACCACCGCATCATCATCATGACCGATGCCGACGTGGACGGATCGCATATCCGTACCCTGCTCCTCACCTTTTTCTTCCGGCAGATGGTGGAATTGGTCGAGCGTGGCCACCTTTACATTGCCCAGCCTCCGCTTTACAAGGCCAAGCGCGGCAAGAAGGAGATTTACCTGAAGGACGAAGCCGGCCTCCTCGATTACCTGCTGGGTGAAGGGGTAGAGGGAATGACCCTGCAGATGGAGAAGAGCGGCAAGGTCATGCGCGGTAAGCAGATTATTCCGACCTTGCGCAACATCATCGATTTCAACAACCATTTTGAAAAGATGCTCCACAAGGGGGTAAATCTCGAAGTGTTAAAGGTTTTCGTCCAAGGAAAAGTCTTTAACGGCTTTGCAGATATGGCGGACCTCAACCCCCTGGCGGAAAAATTGAAGGCGATCGAACCCCGCGCCAGTTTCCAGGTTTTCGAAGAACCGGCCCGCATCCTCTTCACCCTTGGCAACGTCCGGGCCCGCATTGACCAGACCGTTCTCGAACATCTCTCCTCCCACGAATACAAGTTGCTGCTCCAGGCCTATCGCCTGGTCGAGGATCTCTGTATCGACGAGAGAGCCCTGGTTTCGAGCGAAGGGAAGGAAGAGGCCGTCATCACCGAT is a window encoding:
- the dnaA gene encoding chromosomal replication initiator protein DnaA, coding for MNKLWQETVSHLEKTLNPQHFSTWIKPVRFVSLKKDLLILEVPNRFFFDWIRDHYARLIQETVSQIGAVSYKITFQIASLPEKGNHQSKDEKVNPASPVEPVRETLPREWNGSYNLNPKYVFDEFVSGSSNQFAYAAARAVANNPATTYNPLFIYGGVGLGKTHLINAVGNAILSRNPEMKVCYYTSEKFMNELINSLRYAKMDEFRNKFRSMDVLLIDDVQFIAGKERTQEEFFHTFNSLYESHKQIVVTSDKFPKEIPGLEERLRSRFEWGLIADIQSPDVETKLAILKMKAESNFIDLPEDVAQFLANSVSSNVRELEGFLIRIGAFASLTSTKVTLEMAREVLKDILVEKNRELTVEEIQKAVASHYGLKIADLKSPKRLKTLVLPRQVAMYLSRQMTSMSYPDIGEKFGGKDHSTIIHAIKKIEKAMIEDLQLRSALTAIKNTLSQ
- the dnaN gene encoding DNA polymerase III subunit beta — encoded protein: MQFTIKKEVFLKGLARIQGIVEKRNTIPILANVLIEADEGGILLTATDLEVGIRATYPARVSKVGKVTVAAKKLFEIVKELPEREVSFLAKDNCWIEIRCGKALFNIVGLSPDEFPYFPYPEKEQFISLKSSIIKEMIEKTSFSISMDESKYNLNGIYFKINNNENENLLRLVATDGHRLSLIEKKVSDQEIIDLKKGVIFPRKGILELRKMAEEGESDIHLGFMDNNAVIRKDQTIIVMRLVDGEFPDYNRVIPKNNDYTATISCDLFFHALRRMAVLSSEKSKGVKLLLKNDILEISSSNPELGDAREELEVVYQGPEISIGFNARYLMDILQVQTQQRIVLYLRDNLSPGLLQPEEDKSYQAVVMPMRL
- the recF gene encoding DNA replication/repair protein RecF (All proteins in this family for which functions are known are DNA-binding proteins that assist the filamentation of RecA onto DNA for the initiation of recombination or recombinational repair.) — encoded protein: MILKSLHLVNFRNIDLTNLAPDPVFNIFWGENAQGKTNLLEAIYLLGTLKSFRGSQNEDLIRKGHERALIRGETVAAGVSNTLLIGIDSKGKQAQLNGKRVTNPESFFRCLRPILFAPEEVALVKGAPAGRRNLIDRAIFQTDPAYLSLAQEFDRILRQRNRLLKEQRGETEIEPWTAGLVRSGALIRRQRFLFVQRLLPHFQEIYDQICGQREVAELVYREGDSNLEKLEHELTLSFDQQAELERRIGNTLAGPHRDDPHFIVDGLPVRQFASQGQQRSCLLAFKTAQILDLEGLTGESPILLLDDLTGELDHKRQEFFFRFLLARKGQVFITTTDLQPLLKEGFNQARTFQIHAGSLEPA
- the gyrB gene encoding DNA topoisomerase (ATP-hydrolyzing) subunit B; this translates as MTEIKQKEYGADSIKVLEGLSAVRKRPAMYIGSTGPLGLHHLVYEVVDNSIDEALAGHCDEVSVVIHLDGSVTVEDNGRGIPVEMHPTQKKPAAEVVLTVLHAGGKFDSDSYKVSGGLHGVGVSVVNALSARLDLEIRRNNLVYRQSYERGVPTGPLLEDGETIKRGTKITFWPDPQIFETTEFSFETLSQRLRELAFLNGGVLIHILDERSEKRHDFHYEGGISSFVEYLNRAKTPLHAKPIFCKGEREGMEIEIAIQYNDGYDEKIFSFANNINTHEGGTHLIGFKAALTRTMNTYATANNLFKNVKATISGDDLREGMAAVISVKIQDPQFEGQTKTKLGNSEVKGQVESLLNEKLATYLEENPQVARKILEKGIEAARAREAARKARDLTRRKGALDGLSLPGKLADCQEKDPSLCEIYLVEGDSAGGSAKQGRDRRYQAILPLKGKILNVEKARFDKMLTSNEIRTLITAMGTSIGKDDFDLSKLRYHRIIIMTDADVDGSHIRTLLLTFFFRQMVELVERGHLYIAQPPLYKAKRGKKEIYLKDEAGLLDYLLGEGVEGMTLQMEKSGKVMRGKQIIPTLRNIIDFNNHFEKMLHKGVNLEVLKVFVQGKVFNGFADMADLNPLAEKLKAIEPRASFQVFEEPARILFTLGNVRARIDQTVLEHLSSHEYKLLLQAYRLVEDLCIDERALVSSEGKEEAVITDRQDLLSFFLDRAKKGQYIQRYKGLGEMNPEQLWETTMDPEKRVLLQVKIEDAVEADEIFTVLMGDQVEPRREFIENNALNVSNLDI